The DNA window agttttctattttaatttattttaaaatataatttattcctgtgataccaAGCTATATTACGCCTGtgttcagtgtcacttgatccttcagaaataattttaatatgctaatttactGCTCAAGATTATTATTAAAGATGAATGTTGTGATGGCTTTTTTatggaaacaaaaattaattttctccagaattctttgattaatagataTTCAAAATAGCAGCATATTAATcagcattttaataatgtaattataaatattttgtaacattataactgtCTTCACAGTCAGTTTTGAACAATatattgcatccttgctaaataaaagtataaatttctttttaaaatctttatgaAATCTTCTGAATAGAACTTTTTGAGATATTTTTGTAATTGTCATTTCTATTGTGCACTACATAATAAATCTaggtgaataaaaatattttttttaattgtcatattTTTAGAAAGACATATAATTACtcttcaagttaaaaaaatatatatttttaaagaaaaacagtaatacattgaattaaacatacatttgaataagaatttttttttcatacctcagtaatctttttttttttttttttttgaaatgttgttttataCTAGAAGTCGGGATAGCACTAGACTTTAAAAAGTAGTGAAAGAGCTCAGAAAAGTCTGTTTACTGCTTATAAAAAAAGATTAGACAAATGAAAGATAGCACACTTTACAGTCAACACTAACCTTTCCTGTGCTCTTGGCTTTTCTGTAGGCAACCTTATACTGCAGGTTGTCTCCGAAAACATCCCGAATATTCAGTCTCTTTTTATCCTCATTAAAGAGAGCTGTGGGGATGTCCATTACGAGCAGCGTTATCTTCCTTTTGTCGCTGCTTACTTCTATTGTAAACTCTGGCTTGCCAATGGCAGCTGAAAGAGAATCAAAACAGAAGACCTTACAATGGTTCAATATCTTTTTGTCATTAAATAAAGGTGGTTGTAAAAGATACTGACTGTCATAGTAAGGGGAGAATTTCTCCGAGCTGACATGAGGGAACTCAACCATATCTGAGGAGACACCCCGCATGGGTTCAGACAGGACATCAGCGCTGTAAGAGGCATTCAGGTCTTTTAACCCTGCTGTCAGGTCGCATTCAGTTTCCATCATCTTGACACAGTGCTTCATCCGTTCTCTGTCCTGGCCGAGTCTACAGTCATTTTACACAGACATTAAGATAGTAAAGGAAACATTTggaaataataaatcatattagaTGAGAAAAAAGTGACAGGTTGGTGCCCTGCTGTAACAAGTCCTGGGGGTGGAGTGCAAGAGTTGCCAAATCTGCCTCATGTGAGAGATTAATACAGAGCTTATCGTTCATAAAGGTTCTTatgctttaaatattaataaaagaataTCTAAACCCACtaacatttaaatcaaatcaagTTAAATTGACTGCAGAGATAAATGCAATGCACTTTTAATTCATTTACTGAGGAAAATTGATTGAGTAGAAATTAACAGAAAAGTTTAAAacaatagaaacaaaatacataatacaCTTTTATGATCTTTTATCAGTTTATTGCCCTTTTCAGATTACACAGTGAGAAACCTTTTGATATAATCAACGAATTATGACTTGATTGGTCAGAATCAATATGATCTAAGTAATATTAGTCTTTTCGCTATTGTATGACACTAAAACGTTGAAGCTCATAGTGTACGTTTTACTTTATATAAACCTGCAAGAAGAAACTGTAACAGATCTAGACCCTTCGCTATTATGGAAAATaccttttaaagtgttttttaattgaGCCCGGAAAGGGTGTGGTTCctaaacaaattattttcataACTCTGATGCTGCATTCAAGACAGTGAATGTAAAATATACAACCTTACTACTGtgctatatattaataataacaaaaaaaatgacgACTTACTTTGAAAATTCGACAGTGTAGGAATAATTGGTTGGTTTTGGGCTCCATGTTAATATGGATTTAAAATTGACAGAGGACCAGGATACGTTTTGTGCTTTTGGAAAGATTTCTACGAAACAGAAAAGCAAATGAATCAATACATTATTAGAACGATAGAAATGAATAACACGCATTCAGTCATCTCGACACAGGTACGCGACTCACCTGAGGCGCAAGAGCTCGTGAAAAATAAAACCAGTACCAATTCAAGCCGGCTATATTTCATTTGCCTGTTACTTTCCATACTGTCCCCAGGCGAAAATATTAATCCAATTTCAGTACGAAGACCAAGAAAAAAATTCGGTACGAAGACCAAGTAAAACTCCTTTTACCAGGCAGGATAAAAATGACGGTGAAAACTCGTCGCAGGTGGTTTTTGAAGCACCCtccttgtgtgtgtgagttcagAAAACCCACCCAGATTCCAGCGACCCTCAGGAAGCCCCGCCCTCCAGGACAAGtgagtctgtctctgtctatgcACATACAAATATACTCACACAGTTGATTACATAAACGACTAAAGAACTTTAGTGATTAAAGAATGCaagttaaaaaggaaaaaaatattttaatcatcaaataatatgcaattatttatgtgactatatatatatatatatatatatatatatatatatatatataatttaatagttATTCACTGATAGTGCTGATATTTAAAAATTCTTATTTAACCTTATTTAACAGTTTTGAGATTGTTGCGTTTGAATTAAAAATGTGATCTGAAGCATTGTTCGATGGGATGAGATGCAAACTAAACATGATTTAATCATGCATTATGTCACGTAACTGCTTA is part of the Carassius gibelio isolate Cgi1373 ecotype wild population from Czech Republic chromosome B24, carGib1.2-hapl.c, whole genome shotgun sequence genome and encodes:
- the f3a gene encoding coagulation factor IIIa → MESNRQMKYSRLELVLVLFFTSSCASEIFPKAQNVSWSSVNFKSILTWSPKPTNYSYTVEFSKLGQDRERMKHCVKMMETECDLTAGLKDLNASYSADVLSEPMRGVSSDMVEFPHVSSEKFSPYYDTAIGKPEFTIEVSSDKRKITLLVMDIPTALFNEDKKRLNIRDVFGDNLQYKVAYRKAKSTGKREKISKDSTIELTDLDRGVSYCFNVQAFLPFRALDKQHGEVSNIQCSPEENTSVFAEYGVGVIFGAIFIIILAVTTIIFIVTCYRRRQREINKGKEGSPLKGV